A genome region from Nicotiana tabacum cultivar K326 chromosome 13, ASM71507v2, whole genome shotgun sequence includes the following:
- the LOC107773094 gene encoding protein trichome birefringence-like 33 encodes MKSPPSSSPSSSLLLRKTRLSPFLFTLLAFIVFIAVILYSEVFSQCDTKLSGLRISISRIMKNKEKLPFAIGEREEGCDVFKGRWVWEKSRPLYEEYECPYIQPQLTCQEHGRPDKDYQHWRWQPHACSLPSFNATLVLESLRGKRMLFVGDSLNRGQFVSMVCLLQRIIPQNAKSMETFGSLTVFTAKDYNAKIEYYWAPFLLESNADDAVIHRITDRIVRKGSINKHGKNWKGADIIVFNTYLWWMTGMPFKILQNGSFKDDVKDMIQVSTEDAYRLAMKSMLRWVKRNMDPKKNRVFFTSMSPSHHKSIDWGGEPDRNCYNETTKIEDPSYWGLDSSKSLMQVIGEVFSKSEVPISFLNITQLSSYRKDAHTSIYKKQWNPLTPEQLANPVSYADCTHWCLPGLQDTWNELLFAKLFYP; translated from the exons ATGAAGTCACCTCcctcttcatctccttcttcctCTCTTCTTCTGAGAAAAACTCGGCTTTCTCCTTTTCTATTCACTTTATTAGCCTTCATCGTCTTCATTGCTGTTATTCTTTACAGTGAAGTCTTCAGTCAATGTGATACCAAACTCTCTGGCCTTCGCATTTCCATCTCAAGAATCA TGAAAAACAAGGAGAAATTGCCATTTGCTATAGGAGAAAGAGAAGAAGGGTGTGACGTATTCAAAGGAAGATGGGTTTGGGAGAAGAGCCGACCTTTATACGAGGAATACGAGTGTCCTTACATACAACCACAGTTAACTTGCCAAGAACACGGTCGTCCAGACAAAGACTATCAGCATTGGAGATGGCAACCTCATGCTTGCTCTCTTCCTAG TTTCAATGCAACATTAGTGCTGGAAAGCCTTCGAGGGAAGAGGATGTTATTCGTTGGCGATTCCTTGAACAGAGGACAATTTGTTTCCATGGTTTGCCTTCTCCAAAGAATTATTCCCCAGAATGCCAAATCCATGGAAACTTTTGGTTCCCTCACTGTTTTCACTGCAAAG GATTACAATGCAAAAATTGAGTATTACTGGGCACCATTTCTGCTAGAATCAAATGCCGATGATGCAGTCATACATAGGATTACTGATAGAATTGTCCGTAAAGGTTCAATAAATAAGCACGGTAAAAATTGGAAAGGGGCTGACATAATTGTGTTCAACACTTATCTTTGGTGGATGACCGGCATGCCATTCAAGATTTT GCAAAACGGGTCTTTCAAGGATGATGTGAAAGATATGATACAAGTGTCCACAGAGGATGCATATCGCTTGGCAATGAAGAGTATGTTGAGATGGGTGAAGAGGAATATGGATCCAAAGAAAAACAGAGTATTTTTCACTAGCATGTCACCTTCTCATCATAA GAGCATAGATTGGGGAGGTGAACCTGATAGGAATTGTTACAATGAAACTACAAAGATTGAGGATCCAAGTTACTGGGGATTAGATAGCAGCAAAAGCTTAATGCAAGTGATTGGAGAAGTATTTAGTAAATCAGAAGTGCCCATATCGTTTCTCAACATAACACAGCTATCAAGTTACAGGAAAGATGCACACACATCAATTTACAAGAAACAATGGAATCCACTGACACCAGAGCAACTAGCAAACCCTGTTAGCTATGCTGATTGTACACATTGGTGTTTGCCTGGGCTACAAGATACTTGGAATGAACTTTTATTCGCAAAGCTCTTTTATCCTTGA